TTTTTTCATGGGAAGTAAAAATGGCATAATAAATGAAACCCCAATTCATAGTGTATGGTTGGATTCGTACTCCGTTGCTAAATACCCAGTGACAAACCGCGAATATGCAATCTTCATAAAAATGTTGGGTTACCCACCACCACCATTTTGGAGGGAATCGAAATTTCAGGATCCGGATCAACCGGTAGTTGCTACAAGTTGGTACGATGCTATTGTGTACTGCGATTGGTTAAGTGAGTTGACCGGAAAAAATTATCGTCTACCAACGGAAGCAGAACGCGAAAAAGCAGCGCGCGGGGGATTAGTAAAAAATGTGTTCCCTTGGGGAAACAATCTTCCGGCAGATCACTTGGGAGGACGGAATACCATCCATTTCTCCATTGGTACTGAAGGTCCGAATGGCTACGGTCTCTACAATATGTCAGAAGGTGTCCATGAATGGTGTGCAGATTGGTATAGCCGTGTTTACTATAAGGACTCACCAAATCGGAACCCCACAGGTCCCCAGAATGGACATAGACGCGTAGCGCGAGGTGGCTCATGGCGGCACCTCATCCGCTTTGCCCGCTGTGCAGCACGAAGCAGTCTTTCCCCTGAGAAACAGTTTAATGATTTTGGGTTTCGCTGTGCGATGACAATTGATTAACACCCATTAGCGTTTTTTTGTTTTTCGACTATCTCCTGATTGACTTTACCGCTATCTCTCCTTAGTTTGACTACAGAGAGGTAATTTCCCCATTATGTTTCTACATCAGCTTTCTCAACCACTTTCCCAATCTCAACTTGGTAAGTGACGGGGGGTTAGGCTGTGCCGGCCTCCCGTCGGTGGGCAGGGAACCAGCGAGACATCCCAGGTGGCAGGCGAAAACTCAAACCGAACCCCGAACCCATGCAGTTCACTTACCAAAAACTGACCAAACAAGAAATTA
The sequence above is drawn from the Candidatus Neomarinimicrobiota bacterium genome and encodes:
- a CDS encoding formylglycine-generating enzyme family protein; translation: MKKIKFIEPEIIKIPEGNFFMGSKNGIINETPIHSVWLDSYSVAKYPVTNREYAIFIKMLGYPPPPFWRESKFQDPDQPVVATSWYDAIVYCDWLSELTGKNYRLPTEAEREKAARGGLVKNVFPWGNNLPADHLGGRNTIHFSIGTEGPNGYGLYNMSEGVHEWCADWYSRVYYKDSPNRNPTGPQNGHRRVARGGSWRHLIRFARCAARSSLSPEKQFNDFGFRCAMTID